The Formosa sp. Hel1_33_131 genome window below encodes:
- the frr gene encoding ribosome recycling factor, which yields MNEDIDFILDSTKEAMVNALKHLEKQFVNIRAGKASPTMLGSVMVDYYGSQTPLAQVANVNTPDGRTITVQPWEKAMLQEIERSIMIANLGFNPMNNGETIIINVPPLTEERRRELAKQAKSEVEEAKISIRAARKDANSEIKNTEDASEDLQKNAEVDVQQLTDAHVKKAEELYAAKEIEILKI from the coding sequence ATGAACGAAGACATAGATTTTATACTGGATAGCACAAAAGAAGCAATGGTAAATGCGTTGAAGCATTTAGAAAAACAATTTGTAAACATCCGCGCAGGAAAAGCAAGTCCCACCATGCTGGGCAGTGTGATGGTCGATTATTATGGCTCTCAAACCCCTTTGGCACAAGTCGCCAACGTGAACACTCCAGACGGACGGACGATTACCGTTCAGCCATGGGAAAAAGCGATGTTACAAGAAATAGAACGTTCCATAATGATTGCCAATTTAGGATTCAATCCGATGAATAATGGCGAAACCATCATAATCAATGTGCCGCCATTGACAGAAGAACGCCGTCGCGAGTTAGCCAAACAAGCAAAATCTGAAGTGGAAGAAGCAAAAATCTCCATCCGTGCTGCAAGAAAAGATGCAAATTCAGAAATTAAAAATACTGAAGATGCTTCTGAAGATCTTCAAAAAAATGCGGAAGTCGATGTACAACAACTCACCGATGCACACGTCAAAAAAGCAGAAGAATTATACGCTGCAAAAGAAATAGAAATCCTCAAAATTTAA
- a CDS encoding DUF5916 domain-containing protein has protein sequence MNFFKFLCCLFCIGFCTLTAQEESKAPSKKYTTLEIESANAPSIDGNLDDSIWASVEWGSDFIEVNPDENTEPSVQTKFKILYDQKHLYIALKALDPEPETITNRLSRRDGFVGDRINVLIDSYHDLRTGFLFTVTAAGVRGDEFITDNGDNIDESWNPIWSTKALIDDEGWSAEMKIPLSQLRFSNDQNQVWGLNVARNYFKNNEFSAWNRIPVGAAGWVSEAGELQGLKNIKPQKQIEIQPFIVTLLDSYEAEAGNPYADGNDFNLNAGLDAKIGITNDLTLDVTINPDFGQVEADPAAINLDGFEIFNRDQRPFFVENKNIFDYRFADNRNNLFFSRRIGRTPQVYPDTADEAFVNQPQNTKILGAAKFSGKTKNGWSIGVLESMTSKEFTEISTNGNTSESLAEPFTNYFVGRVQKDFNKKNTFLGGMFTATNRSLTSQVSDLRKSAYSGGLDFKHQWKNRAYFMEANIVMSHVQGSKEAIKLTQENLTHLFNRVDASHLKVDPNRTSLTGTGGRFGFGKVGGQHWNYNAGFKWVSPELELNDIGFLRSADEMIQYTNLRYRSIKPTGIFRDFNMRFNQFSSHDFEGNYNRMQYEIKGSASFINNWGIDFGAAHKPRIFSNSVLRGGPRWRFSQENFQFFFVGSDQRKKFNGVVGIIHSQAKEDNFSLLKFESRLSYQPTNALNISLAPEYSISKSKTQYVTQPDESTRYVLGTIDNHTLTASVRFDYTINPNLSIQYYGQPFISRGRYTDFKYVTNPVADQLKDRFQNYDANQISINGDDFQVDENLDGTMDYSFENPDFSYVQFNSNLVLRWEYIPGSELFLVWAQGVASSIESSNGLFEGFQTGILDQRPQNIFLLKATYRFIL, from the coding sequence ATGAATTTTTTTAAGTTCCTATGTTGTCTCTTTTGTATAGGTTTCTGTACACTTACAGCGCAAGAAGAATCAAAGGCTCCTTCAAAAAAATACACAACCCTTGAAATTGAGTCCGCTAATGCACCCTCAATTGATGGAAATCTCGACGATTCAATATGGGCATCCGTAGAATGGGGGAGTGATTTTATCGAAGTCAACCCCGATGAAAACACAGAACCCTCTGTGCAAACCAAATTTAAAATACTCTACGATCAAAAACACCTTTACATCGCTTTAAAAGCATTGGATCCAGAACCCGAAACAATCACCAACCGCCTTTCGCGACGGGATGGATTTGTGGGAGACCGGATCAATGTCCTTATAGATAGTTACCACGATTTACGAACCGGCTTTCTGTTTACAGTCACAGCGGCTGGTGTACGAGGCGATGAATTTATCACGGATAATGGCGACAATATTGATGAGAGTTGGAATCCTATATGGAGTACCAAAGCCCTAATTGACGATGAAGGGTGGTCCGCTGAAATGAAAATTCCGTTAAGCCAACTACGTTTTAGTAACGATCAGAATCAGGTTTGGGGTTTGAATGTCGCTCGAAATTATTTTAAAAATAATGAATTTTCCGCATGGAATCGAATCCCTGTTGGTGCAGCGGGTTGGGTCAGTGAAGCCGGGGAATTACAAGGCTTGAAGAATATCAAGCCCCAAAAACAAATCGAAATACAACCTTTTATAGTCACGTTATTAGACAGTTATGAAGCCGAAGCAGGCAACCCTTATGCCGATGGCAATGATTTTAATTTGAATGCAGGCCTTGATGCAAAAATTGGCATTACGAACGATTTGACCCTTGACGTGACCATCAACCCCGATTTTGGACAGGTAGAAGCCGATCCTGCAGCGATCAACTTGGATGGCTTTGAGATATTTAATAGAGACCAACGCCCTTTTTTTGTGGAAAATAAAAATATTTTTGATTACCGATTCGCAGACAATCGGAACAATTTATTTTTTTCTAGACGAATTGGTCGTACTCCACAAGTGTACCCAGATACGGCTGACGAGGCTTTTGTGAATCAACCTCAAAATACAAAGATTTTGGGGGCTGCAAAATTTAGTGGAAAAACCAAAAATGGCTGGTCTATAGGTGTATTGGAAAGTATGACCTCAAAAGAATTCACAGAGATCAGTACCAATGGCAACACCTCCGAATCGCTAGCTGAGCCGTTTACTAATTATTTTGTCGGGCGGGTTCAAAAAGATTTTAATAAAAAAAACACCTTCCTCGGTGGTATGTTTACAGCCACCAATCGCTCCTTGACTTCACAAGTTTCTGATCTCAGAAAATCAGCCTATTCTGGGGGTTTAGATTTTAAACACCAATGGAAAAATAGGGCCTATTTTATGGAAGCTAATATTGTCATGAGTCATGTGCAAGGAAGTAAAGAAGCCATTAAACTGACCCAAGAAAATTTAACGCATCTTTTCAATAGAGTGGATGCAAGTCATCTTAAAGTTGATCCAAACCGTACCTCACTCACAGGAACTGGAGGCCGTTTTGGATTTGGAAAAGTAGGGGGGCAACATTGGAATTATAACGCGGGATTTAAATGGGTCTCTCCTGAACTCGAATTGAATGACATTGGTTTTTTGAGAAGTGCAGATGAGATGATTCAATATACTAACTTAAGATACAGAAGTATAAAACCTACAGGTATTTTTCGAGACTTTAACATGCGTTTTAATCAGTTTTCCTCCCATGATTTTGAGGGGAACTACAATAGAATGCAGTATGAGATAAAAGGTTCTGCGAGCTTCATCAACAACTGGGGTATCGATTTTGGGGCGGCTCATAAACCTCGTATTTTTTCAAACAGTGTTTTAAGAGGCGGGCCGCGTTGGCGGTTTTCTCAAGAAAATTTTCAATTCTTTTTTGTGGGTTCTGACCAACGGAAAAAATTTAACGGCGTTGTTGGGATCATTCATTCTCAAGCCAAAGAAGACAATTTTTCGTTATTAAAGTTTGAATCTAGGTTAAGCTACCAACCCACCAATGCGCTCAATATTTCATTGGCTCCAGAATATAGCATCTCCAAAAGTAAAACACAATATGTGACACAGCCAGATGAAAGTACAAGGTATGTATTGGGAACGATTGACAATCATACACTCACAGCCTCGGTGCGGTTTGATTACACCATCAACCCTAATTTATCGATTCAATATTATGGACAACCTTTTATTTCACGTGGCCGCTATACGGATTTTAAATATGTGACAAATCCAGTAGCAGACCAGTTGAAGGACCGTTTTCAGAATTATGACGCCAATCAAATCAGCATTAATGGAGATGATTTTCAGGTAGATGAAAATTTAGACGGTACCATGGATTATAGTTTTGAAAACCCCGATTTTTCGTATGTTCAATTCAACTCTAATTTGGTTTTAAGATGGGAATACATCCCAGGGTCCGAACTATTTTTGGTATGGGCACAAGGAGTTGCAAGCAGTATTGAATCGTCGAATGGTTTATTTGAAGGATTTCAAACGGGTATTTTAGACCAACGCCCTCAGAATATTTTCTTACTAAAAGCTACCTATCGGTTTATTTTATAA
- the rpsI gene encoding 30S ribosomal protein S9, whose translation MEVIHKIGRRKTAVARIYLVPGKGSITVNKKDVKDYFPSATLQYKINQPFALTDNEGSFDVKVNVFGGGITGQAEAIRLALSRAMCELDEENRGVLKPEGLLTRDPRMVERKKFGQKKARKKFQFSKR comes from the coding sequence ATGGAGGTTATTCACAAAATTGGTCGTAGAAAAACGGCCGTAGCACGTATTTATCTTGTTCCTGGAAAAGGATCAATTACCGTGAACAAAAAAGATGTTAAGGATTATTTTCCATCAGCAACTTTACAGTACAAAATCAACCAACCTTTTGCATTGACTGACAATGAAGGAAGCTTCGATGTTAAAGTAAATGTTTTTGGAGGTGGTATTACAGGTCAAGCAGAAGCAATTCGTTTAGCTTTATCTCGTGCAATGTGCGAATTAGATGAAGAAAACAGAGGTGTTCTGAAACCAGAAGGCTTATTGACAAGAGATCCAAGAATGGTTGAGCGTAAAAAATTCGGACAGAAAAAAGCGCGTAAAAAATTCCAATTCTCTAAACGTTAA
- the rpsB gene encoding 30S ribosomal protein S2: protein MALVEVKELLDSGVHFGHLTRKWDPNMAPYIYMERNGIHIINLYKTAAKLEEASEALAKIAISGRKILFVATKKQAKDIVSEKAGSVNMPYITERWPGGMLTNFVTIRKAVKKMATIDRMKKDGTFLTLSKKERLQVDRLRAKLEKNLGSISDMTRLPGALFVIDIKREHIAIKEAQKLNIPIFAMVDTNSDPRQVDYVIPANDDASKSIDKILTNVTEAIAEGLAARKAEKDTKDAEKAAEAPKEAKTEATTETKADTAEAKVEAKVEKTEAPKAKKTAAAPKTAKAKKVAKAPEAPVVEEVAKEEE, encoded by the coding sequence ATGGCATTAGTAGAAGTAAAAGAATTATTAGACAGTGGTGTACACTTCGGTCACCTTACAAGAAAATGGGATCCAAACATGGCTCCTTACATTTATATGGAGCGTAATGGTATTCATATCATTAACCTGTATAAAACAGCTGCAAAACTTGAAGAAGCTTCTGAAGCTTTAGCGAAAATTGCAATCTCAGGTCGTAAAATATTATTTGTTGCGACCAAAAAACAAGCAAAAGATATCGTCTCTGAAAAAGCAGGAAGCGTCAACATGCCTTACATTACTGAAAGATGGCCTGGTGGAATGTTAACTAACTTTGTAACGATCCGTAAAGCTGTTAAGAAAATGGCCACTATTGACCGTATGAAAAAAGACGGTACTTTTTTAACGCTTTCTAAAAAGGAACGTTTACAAGTAGATCGTTTAAGAGCAAAATTAGAAAAGAATTTAGGTTCAATTTCAGATATGACGCGTCTTCCAGGAGCGCTATTTGTAATTGATATCAAACGTGAGCATATCGCGATCAAAGAAGCGCAAAAATTAAACATTCCAATCTTTGCAATGGTGGATACAAATTCTGATCCAAGACAAGTGGATTATGTAATTCCTGCAAATGATGATGCTTCTAAATCTATCGATAAAATTCTTACAAATGTAACCGAGGCGATTGCCGAAGGTTTGGCTGCAAGAAAAGCTGAAAAGGATACTAAAGATGCTGAAAAAGCAGCGGAGGCTCCAAAAGAAGCAAAAACTGAAGCGACAACAGAAACAAAAGCAGATACTGCCGAAGCAAAAGTTGAAGCAAAAGTTGAAAAAACGGAAGCACCTAAAGCTAAAAAGACTGCTGCTGCTCCTAAAACCGCAAAAGCTAAAAAAGTAGCGAAGGCTCCTGAAGCTCCTGTAGTAGAAGAAGTTGCTAAGGAAGAAGAATAA
- the tsf gene encoding translation elongation factor Ts, whose translation MIKITAAEVNKLRQATGAGMMDCKKALVEAEGDFDKAIDNLRKKGQKVAANRADRDSSEGAAVAKINADNTVGVAIVLGCETDFVGKNENFLALASQFGDIALNHDTKEAFLAADFGGMTVAEKLIEQTGVIGEKLDINAFDKIEAAYVGSYVHINKIAALVGLSAKVDNADVLVKDVAMQVASMGATTLSYKDFDPAFIASETEARIAVIEKDNIELGRLGKTLKNIPQYISMAQLTADALAQAEDAAKAELKAEGKPEQIWDKILPGKMERFISDNTSLDQEQCLLDQNFIKDDKVRVAKYVESYGDVSITGFKRVSLG comes from the coding sequence ATGATAAAAATAACAGCTGCTGAAGTAAATAAATTAAGACAAGCGACAGGCGCAGGAATGATGGACTGTAAAAAAGCCTTGGTTGAAGCTGAAGGCGATTTTGATAAAGCAATTGACAACCTTCGTAAAAAAGGACAAAAAGTAGCCGCTAATAGAGCCGATCGTGACTCTTCTGAAGGGGCTGCTGTTGCAAAAATTAATGCTGACAATACGGTTGGTGTTGCCATCGTTTTAGGGTGTGAAACTGATTTCGTTGGAAAAAACGAGAACTTTTTAGCCTTAGCAAGTCAGTTTGGAGATATCGCACTAAACCACGATACTAAAGAAGCCTTTTTAGCGGCTGATTTTGGTGGCATGACAGTTGCTGAAAAATTAATCGAACAAACAGGTGTGATTGGTGAAAAACTAGACATTAACGCCTTTGATAAAATTGAAGCTGCCTATGTAGGTTCTTATGTACATATCAATAAAATTGCTGCCCTTGTTGGTTTATCTGCGAAAGTAGACAACGCTGACGTTTTGGTAAAAGACGTTGCAATGCAAGTTGCTTCTATGGGTGCTACAACACTTTCTTACAAAGATTTTGACCCAGCATTCATTGCCTCTGAAACAGAAGCTAGAATCGCGGTGATTGAAAAAGATAATATCGAGTTAGGCCGTTTAGGAAAAACGCTTAAAAACATTCCTCAGTACATTTCAATGGCACAATTAACGGCAGACGCGTTGGCACAAGCTGAAGATGCTGCAAAAGCTGAGTTGAAAGCTGAAGGAAAGCCAGAACAAATTTGGGACAAAATTTTACCTGGTAAAATGGAACGTTTCATTTCTGATAATACTTCTTTAGATCAAGAACAATGTTTGTTAGATCAAAACTTTATCAAAGACGATAAGGTAAGAGTTGCAAAATATGTTGAAAGCTATGGCGATGTGTCTATCACTGGTTTTAAACGTGTATCTTTAGGATAA
- the rplM gene encoding 50S ribosomal protein L13, whose translation MDTLSYKTISANKATVNKQWVLIDAEGETLGRLASKVAILLRGKHKTNFTPHVDCGDNVIVINSEKIILSGNKWTEKTYIRHTGYPGGQRSLTATEMFAKDPTRLVEKSVKGMLPKNKLGAALFRNLNVVAGTAHSHEAQKPKAINLNEVN comes from the coding sequence GTGGATACATTAAGCTACAAAACAATATCGGCCAACAAAGCTACTGTGAACAAGCAGTGGGTTTTGATAGATGCTGAAGGAGAAACGTTAGGACGTTTAGCTTCTAAAGTTGCAATACTTTTAAGAGGTAAGCATAAAACTAACTTTACACCACACGTTGACTGTGGAGATAACGTCATTGTTATCAATTCAGAAAAAATAATTCTATCTGGAAACAAATGGACTGAAAAGACTTACATCCGTCATACAGGTTATCCAGGAGGTCAAAGATCACTAACTGCAACTGAGATGTTTGCTAAAGATCCAACAAGGTTAGTTGAAAAATCAGTTAAAGGAATGCTGCCTAAAAACAAATTAGGTGCTGCATTATTCCGTAATCTAAACGTTGTGGCTGGAACTGCGCATTCTCACGAAGCTCAAAAACCAAAAGCAATCAATTTAAACGAAGTTAACTAA
- a CDS encoding family 16 glycosylhydrolase, translating into MKFNFTQLSLVFLIAAQLSFAQQMPINFSDSSENFTTFGGSGFSFHTDPDDSGNDVGKFYNNGATWQGFTLSLERPIDLDFQKTISLSFYGYDANAHTILLKLEDGVNADVEVTQNVASGGGWTTGITFDFANAVLSSDGTTPINASGAYDRLTIFIDGNVTTAGTYLLDDIDDGSVETDPNALDVIYDTLVWEDNFDTPGVVNPTNWHYQTQVIIPGIGWANGEEQHYTNRIDNSFVDTSGNLNIVAKDEIWTDQGLTKNYTSARLNSKFAFTYGRVDVRAKLPSDDGTWPAIWTLGKNIYEQGAFWHSSYGTWDTRWPYCGEIDIMEHGLGALNHVAGSLHTPSSSGATINTSGIDISDVNDWHIYSMNWSPDQITFLVDGAGFYTYNPSNKNDDTWPFYEDQFILLNLAMGGISGTIDSNFTQASMIVDYVKVYQAAPLSITDLNLDSTLSVYPNPATDTIHITAKVALNSLALYDVYGKLILKKENNTNSLDVSRLNSGIYFLEVSSNTEKVIKKVIVN; encoded by the coding sequence ATGAAATTTAACTTTACCCAACTTTCTCTTGTGTTTTTAATTGCTGCACAACTTTCTTTCGCACAACAAATGCCCATCAATTTTTCTGATTCTTCAGAAAATTTTACAACTTTTGGCGGCAGTGGTTTTTCTTTTCATACAGATCCCGATGATTCTGGAAACGATGTGGGGAAATTTTATAATAATGGTGCAACTTGGCAAGGGTTTACGCTTAGTTTAGAAAGACCTATTGATTTAGATTTTCAAAAAACCATTTCACTTTCTTTCTATGGATATGATGCCAATGCACACACCATACTTCTTAAATTAGAAGATGGCGTAAATGCAGATGTTGAGGTAACCCAAAACGTGGCTTCTGGAGGCGGATGGACCACAGGAATTACATTCGATTTTGCAAATGCCGTATTAAGTTCAGATGGTACTACACCAATAAATGCAAGCGGAGCTTACGACCGATTGACCATTTTCATTGATGGAAACGTCACAACAGCAGGAACGTATTTATTGGATGATATTGATGATGGCTCAGTAGAGACCGACCCAAACGCATTGGATGTGATTTATGATACATTGGTTTGGGAAGATAACTTTGACACTCCAGGAGTGGTGAATCCAACGAATTGGCACTACCAAACTCAAGTTATTATACCAGGCATTGGTTGGGCCAATGGCGAGGAGCAGCATTACACCAACCGCATAGATAATTCTTTTGTGGACACTTCAGGAAATCTAAATATCGTTGCAAAAGATGAAATCTGGACGGATCAAGGGTTGACAAAAAACTATACATCAGCACGACTCAACTCAAAGTTTGCGTTTACGTATGGGAGAGTTGATGTCCGCGCAAAACTACCAAGTGATGACGGGACTTGGCCTGCCATTTGGACGCTCGGCAAAAATATTTATGAACAGGGTGCTTTTTGGCATTCTAGTTATGGAACCTGGGACACGCGTTGGCCCTACTGTGGAGAAATAGACATTATGGAGCACGGTTTAGGAGCGTTAAATCATGTGGCTGGTTCACTACACACCCCTTCTAGTAGCGGGGCAACCATAAACACCTCAGGGATTGATATTTCGGACGTAAACGATTGGCATATTTATTCTATGAATTGGTCGCCAGATCAAATTACGTTTTTAGTGGATGGTGCTGGGTTTTACACCTACAACCCTTCAAACAAAAATGACGACACCTGGCCCTTTTACGAAGATCAATTTATATTGCTAAACCTCGCAATGGGAGGGATTTCCGGAACGATCGATTCCAACTTTACACAAGCCTCAATGATTGTCGATTATGTGAAAGTATACCAAGCTGCACCTTTAAGTATTACTGATTTAAATTTAGACAGTACACTCAGTGTGTATCCAAACCCTGCAACGGATACTATTCATATCACGGCTAAAGTCGCCCTCAACAGCTTAGCACTTTATGACGTGTATGGCAAACTGATCCTTAAAAAAGAAAACAACACCAACAGTCTTGATGTAAGTCGTTTAAATTCGGGAATTTACTTTCTGGAAGTGTCTTCCAATACTGAAAAAGTAATTAAGAAAGTGATCGTTAATTAA
- the pyrH gene encoding UMP kinase has product MTYKRILLKLSGEALMGNRNYGIDPDRLSDYADQIKQITEQGIEVAIVIGGGNIFRGVAGASNGMDRVQGDHMGMLATVINGLALQSALENAGVPTRLQSAIKINEVAEPFIRRRAMRHLEKGRVVIFGGGTGNPYFTTDSAAVLRAIEIEADVILKGTRVDGIYNTDPEKDKTAIKFNTISFEDVLKKGLKVMDTTAFTLSQENDLPIIVFDMNKHGNLLKIVSGEAIGTTVS; this is encoded by the coding sequence ATGACATACAAACGAATATTACTCAAGTTATCTGGAGAAGCCCTAATGGGGAATCGCAATTATGGAATCGATCCCGATCGTTTGTCCGACTACGCGGATCAAATCAAACAAATCACTGAGCAAGGCATTGAAGTAGCCATTGTGATTGGTGGTGGTAATATTTTTAGAGGTGTTGCAGGAGCCAGTAATGGTATGGACCGTGTTCAAGGCGATCACATGGGCATGTTAGCCACCGTGATTAATGGTCTGGCATTGCAAAGTGCGTTGGAAAACGCAGGTGTTCCAACCCGTTTACAGTCCGCCATAAAAATCAACGAAGTTGCAGAGCCTTTTATTCGACGTCGTGCCATGCGCCACTTAGAAAAAGGACGTGTTGTGATTTTTGGTGGCGGTACAGGAAATCCTTATTTCACAACCGATTCAGCCGCAGTACTTCGAGCCATCGAAATTGAAGCCGATGTGATTTTGAAAGGCACCCGAGTGGATGGTATTTACAATACCGATCCCGAAAAAGACAAGACAGCCATTAAATTTAATACCATTAGTTTTGAGGATGTATTGAAAAAAGGACTCAAAGTAATGGACACAACAGCCTTTACATTAAGCCAAGAGAACGACTTACCAATTATTGTTTTTGATATGAATAAACACGGAAACCTTCTAAAGATTGTTTCTGGGGAAGCCATCGGAACGACCGTGAGCTAA